The Nocardia vinacea genome contains the following window.
TGGCGGTGTGGGTGGCTCGGGTGCCGGAAACGTTATCGCCGCGGCGGAATTCAGGGCGGCTGATCGATGATCTGAAGGTTCCGGCGGCCGCGCATCGCAGGTTCCGATGTGTTGCGCTGCCGGTCGCGCTGTGGTTGTTCACCTCTGCCGCAACGGCTTACGCGGTGCTGCCTACTCTGATGGCGCCGCAGGTGCGCGGTGCGCCGGTCGCGTTCTCGGCGTTGATCACGGTGATCACACTGGGCTGTGGTTTCGCGATCCAATCGCTGGCGCGAAGGATCGATCGACCGGGCACCGCCCGTGCCGCAGTTGTCGCGCTGGCGTTGGTCGTGTGTGGAATGGCCTCGGCCGCATGGGCTTGCGGCGCATTGGCCTTGATGCTCACAATCGTCACCGCTGCTGTGCTCGGTGCCGGATATGGGATCGGGCTGGTCGCCGGGCTGCAGGAGATCGAGCGGATTGCTCGTCCTGACGATCTCGCCGGTCTCACTGCGGTGTTCTACTCGGTCAGCTACCTCGGCTTCGGTATCCCCGCGCTGCTGGCATTCCTGCACCAGTCTTTCGGCCTGGGATACCCGACAATGTTCGCGGCCGCCGCTGTGGGTGCGGCCGGATGCTTGGCGCTCATCGTTGGGAATTACCGCGCCTGAGAACTGCCGGGGATGCCGATCGGCATCCCCGACGAGGTCGCGGTCAGGCGCTCTTCGGCCGGTAGTGCAGCTCGGTCACCCCGCACTCGAATCCGGTGGCGGAGACGAGATCGAGCC
Protein-coding sequences here:
- a CDS encoding MFS transporter, encoding MATLLAVDTRSAEPRQSSRHWWGVAAAMFAIAWGGNEFTPLLVMYKGNGLPVTTVDLLLFDYVLGIVPALLIGGPLSDRYGRRTLLRPAPLIGAAGSLLLAFGSASVPLLSAGRVLCGVALGLAMAVGSSWLKELSQSPVGPELPAGTGARRSAMSLTGGFAVGAGVAGALAQWAPLPNTLAYLINVMLCLVVAVWVARVPETLSPRRNSGRLIDDLKVPAAAHRRFRCVALPVALWLFTSAATAYAVLPTLMAPQVRGAPVAFSALITVITLGCGFAIQSLARRIDRPGTARAAVVALALVVCGMASAAWACGALALMLTIVTAAVLGAGYGIGLVAGLQEIERIARPDDLAGLTAVFYSVSYLGFGIPALLAFLHQSFGLGYPTMFAAAAVGAAGCLALIVGNYRA